The bacterium genome includes the window TATTTTATGGATAAGCCAAGGGGAATTCTCTCATTTATTTTTCTTGCATAGCCTATACATCCAACTATGCCATCTGTTTCAAACTCACCAATCCCACCGGGGTTTGAGTAGGTTGTTCTTTTTTGTTTCCCTGTCTCAATCAGATTAAGGCTTGCTCCGATGCCTTTTCCCTCTAAGGGCAGGGTAAAATCAATAGAATTAAAGTTTACATCCTCAATCCATCGGTAATGCATAAAGGTAATTTTTTTATCCTGGATTGCAAGGGTTGCGGGATTGCCATACATACCATCGCTCAATCCTGCACATACACCACCCATTGCCTTTGTTTTTGTAGAGCCAAAAAGCTTTAAAAATGGAAAGACAGATGTTCCTGCATTTTCATCAATAGAATAAGCCATTGATGGTCCAAAAAGTAGAATAAAAGTTAGAACAAAAATAAAATTTAACCTTTTCATCTTAATCACCTTATAATTGTAAATTTACCCGATGCTTTATTTCCCGCCGGGTCGGTTATAAGATAGATATAAACCCCTGAAGCAACCTCTTTGCCAGATGAATTTTTTGCATCCCACTGCCACCTACCCGATGCATTTTCTTCCCTCACCAATTCTCCTGCGAGATTGAATATTCTGATTGTTGCATCCTGGGTAA containing:
- a CDS encoding PorV/PorQ family protein, translating into MKRLNFIFVLTFILLFGPSMAYSIDENAGTSVFPFLKLFGSTKTKAMGGVCAGLSDGMYGNPATLAIQDKKITFMHYRWIEDVNFNSIDFTLPLEGKGIGASLNLIETGKQKRTTYSNPGGIGEFETDGIVGCIGYARKINERIPLGLSIKYISQKLDDKKGDGYGLDVGGLYDLDRIKFGFLIQNIGFSKVKFIEKEERLPLTTKLGVAYIKDKGTIAFDLAKPNDNSYKFYLGGEYYISCLSLRIGYNSAIDEGNGITGGFGLSLPGMTLDGSYSPTGRFGETFCFSLSLR